The Reinekea forsetii genome contains the following window.
TGGCGACAACCAGGTCGCTGGAGACTAAAAACAATACCAAGGGCACCACAAAGGCACCAGCCAGTCCGCCGATCAGGGAGCGCGGCATACTCGTGCTGTCGGTGTCGGCCTGAGACTGCATATAGAAATTCAGTAAGCCACCAAATACACCAGCCATCAACATGATGGTCACTAATGCAAAAATATGATTGGCCATAGTTTTTTCTCACTCTAAACGGTTGAATTGAATATTTCTCGTCGGGCCGATCTACCAGCGCTGCGCGAAACGGTACTAAAGGAGCCAAAAGACTAGCCAGAAACGGTGCAAAAGTATAGCACTGCTTTTTGAAGGTTTAAGAGTCAAGGCCCACTGGCGGTGGCAATCAGTCCGCCTCGGCGGCATCTTCGGATGCCAACGAGCGGCGCTCAACCAGCTTTATATTTTGGATCTTGAGCACTATAGCAACGAAAACGATTAACCCCGAACCGAGCACAATGGCGTTAATCATCGCAGCCAAGACCTTGTAAGCGGAGTCCCAGCCCAGATCGAGAAAATCAAAAGCGGCGACTATAATGGCGGGGGCATAGTAGGGTTCCGGCTCCATGCCCTGCCATGGCGTGAGCACGACACACAAAAACACCCAGACCAGCCACCAGCGCAATGGCGGCCAGCTGATATAACGGGTTAGCTTCCACATCACGAGCCAAAACCCGGCAACACCCGCCAGATAAAACATCGCGGCATTCCAATACAAATCCTGATAAATCATGCCCAAAAGCCTTTATTGGTTATCGATAATATGATCTTGCCACTGGTCTTCTGGGATGCTGTTGTCGGCAATCAAGGTCATATGTTGCACCGATATATTCACCGCGTGAATCCGCTCGGGGTCGCCACTGACCAACGGATGCCAGGCCGGCAGATCCTGCCCCTCTGACAACAGGCGATAGGCGCAGGTCGACGGCAACCAGAAGAAATTCTCTACATCCTCAGGCTTTAGCCAGACGCAATTAGGGACCAATTCATGTCGATCCTGATACTGGGTGCAACTGCAATCATCGGCCATATACTGACAAACCACGTTGGTGTAGTAAACAGTGCCATCGTCTTCGTCTGCGAGCTTTTGCAGACAACACTTACCACAGCCATCGCAGAGCGATTCCCATTCACTCTGATTCATCTGCGCGAGCGTCTTACGTTTCCAAAATACTAAATCGGCCATGCTGGCGTTACCTATCCTTATTCATATCGAGCAGGTAGTCTTCTTTGGGCGGCGGCATTTGCAGATAGAATCCCTGCTCGGCGATCTGTGCTAAGACTTTGCTGGCATCGGCCCGGGCCAATTTCTTGTCAGCGGTCAGCAACATATCGGTGACCACAACAGGCCGGCCAAAGATTGTCTTTAAGCCTTCCGGCAGGTCTTCAAAGCGGTTCTTTTTTGCCATATACAGGTAGGCACCGGGGTCACGCGTGGAACGATAGATGCGCACGATTTCACGACTCATTGGGAAGCTCCCATTGTGCGTTGATCAACGCCGAGACCGAATCGACCAAAATGCCTCTGCGCCAACCGCTCAGGGCTTCGGGTAACTGGTATTGCCCATTCAGACTGCCACTGCGCAACCACATCTCCAGCGCCTTCCGACGCGCCAACAGCTCCACCGGGAGATTATGCAGTTCGGCCAATTCGGCCAGGTGATGGCGAATGGTCTTCAGTAAATCGGCTTGATCGGCTGGCAAGGGACCGTCGATCAACACCGGGTAATCCTGACGTCGGGTCGCCTCGGCTTGCTTGACCAGCTGGATAATGTCATCCCCATAGAGCCGTATCTTACGCGCCGGCAAGGGTAAGGCCTGTTGTAACTGGGTTCTGTTGGTGGGCATTTTTTCGGCGATAATAATAAGTTCCTTATCGGCGAGGATCCGGCCTCTATTGTAATTAGAGGCCTGTGCCAATACTTCCCGCCAAGCGGCTAAGTCCTTCAAGGCTTGCAACCGACTGCCCTTGAGTTTCCAACCGCCGCGTAATTTCAAATAGTAGTCTTCTGGCGCCACCGGTGTATAGCTGTCGACCTGGCGCTGACAATCTTCTATAACCCAATCGTAACGCTGCTGGGCGCGCAATTGCACGGCGAAAATCTCGTATGCCTGATAGAGCCAGTAGACGTCTGCCGCGGCGTACTCACACTGCTGGTCATCAAGCGGCCGCTTGAGCCAATCGCTGCGCGTGGCCTCTTTGGGTAAAAGGTGATCAAACAGCCCTTCCACCAGCTTGGCGTAACTCATTTGCACCGGATAACCTAAGAAACCGGCGGCAATCTGGGTATCAAAGACATTCACGATGGTCACGCCAACGCTGTGCTTGAGCACTTCGGCGTCTTCAGACATCGAATGAAACACCTTCACGATCGCCGGGTTAACCAAGATCGCCGCAAAGGGTTGCCAATCGGTGATGGTCAGCGGATCGATCAGCCAACTTTGTTCCGCTCGGCACACTTGAATAAGACCCAGGTAGGCGTGGAAGGTCTCAGTGCGCACAAACTCGGTATCCAGGGCCAACATAGCGGCCTCAGACCATAGCTCACAGACCTGCGCCAGTTCCTGATCGCTCTGAATCCAGGTGAATATGTCAGTCGAACTCAAGCCCAATCTCCTTTTTGTCCGTAATCGCATTGGCAATCACATGACTATCGACCTTATCTAAGGACCCACTGCGCATCTGAGCAAAGCGTATTCTTGAGCGCTTAACGGCCAGGGGTCGTAATTGTTCGCTGATATAGTGGGCGGTCGCTTCAGATTCCATCTGCTCATCGAGCGCCAAAATAACCTCACCAACGCCCTGCTCTTGCACCAAGGCGAGTAAATCGAAGAGGCCCAGTTGTTCCGGACCGACGCCATCAATGGGCGATAATACTCCATGCAGGACAAAATAACGGCCGCGAAAACGTTGCGCCATCTCCAGTCCGGCCTTATCGGCATCACTGACTACCACGCACACCACCTGCTGGTCACGAGCGCTATCGGCACAGACACTGCACAGATCGGTTTCGGTTAGAGAACGGCACGCTGGGCACTTATGGACCCGACTCAGGGCGGCCTGCAAGGCTTGACTTAAAGCCTGGGCAGCACTGTTGTCGCGCTCCAGCAGATGCAGTGCCATGCGTTGCGCTGAGCGGCTGCCCACACCGGGCAAGGCTTGCAGGGCATGAATGAGCGTATCGGTCGCAGGTGTATAGGACATCAAAAATCCTTTAAAAGGGTAACTTCATGCCCGGTGGCAGGCCCATACCGGCGGTCACAGATGACATCCGTTCTTTACTGGCACTGTCGACCTTGCGCACCGCGTCGTTTACCGCAGCAGCGAGCAAGTCTTCGAGCAATTCCTTATCTTCTTGCATTAGGGAATCATCTAAACTGACGCTTTTTACATCATGACGCCCGGTCATAACCAGGCGCACTAGGCCAGCACCGGCCTCACCCGTCACTTCCATACGGTCCACTTCGGCCTGAATCTGTTGCATTTTTTCCTGCATTTGCTGGGCTTGCTTCATCATATTGCCCATGCCACCTTTCATCATCTTCTAGTCTCCTGACGGTATTGGATTGTGGATCGGCTGGGCCGATTCACGATTAAGTTCGGCGTCAAACTGGTCCACCAGCTGATTGAAGAAAACATCGTTTTTCAGATGGTTGTAGGCCTTGTCGCGGGCGACAAGGACCAGTTGGTCGACCCACAGCTGGGGGGTTTTCTCGACCGGCTTAAAATCATGGTGCAACTCACAACAGCCGGGCAGCCAAGTGCCAATCACCGCCAAGAAACGCTCCAGGTGATTATCGGTCATCACTTTCTTGTAATTCGGGGAAATATTCAAGGTCAACATGCGACCGTCAAAGGCGACCCACTCGCTGTGCGCAAAAAGGGTCTTGGTCATACCGATCAAACCTAAGCGATGCAGGGTAACCTGCCACCAATGGGTTGGATCTTGCTGCAGGTCGACCACCGGCCATTGAGCTTTTTCCAAACCGGTTAGCGTTTGAGTACCGGGCTCGGGTGCGTCGACTGCAACCGCCGGCAATGCGGGCTCAACAACAGCCATCCTGCTCTTGAGCACTGCTGTTGGTTC
Protein-coding sequences here:
- a CDS encoding YbaB/EbfC family nucleoid-associated protein, whose amino-acid sequence is MMKGGMGNMMKQAQQMQEKMQQIQAEVDRMEVTGEAGAGLVRLVMTGRHDVKSVSLDDSLMQEDKELLEDLLAAAVNDAVRKVDSASKERMSSVTAGMGLPPGMKLPF
- a CDS encoding YcgN family cysteine cluster protein, which produces MADLVFWKRKTLAQMNQSEWESLCDGCGKCCLQKLADEDDGTVYYTNVVCQYMADDCSCTQYQDRHELVPNCVWLKPEDVENFFWLPSTCAYRLLSEGQDLPAWHPLVSGDPERIHAVNISVQHMTLIADNSIPEDQWQDHIIDNQ
- the recR gene encoding recombination mediator RecR, which produces MSYTPATDTLIHALQALPGVGSRSAQRMALHLLERDNSAAQALSQALQAALSRVHKCPACRSLTETDLCSVCADSARDQQVVCVVVSDADKAGLEMAQRFRGRYFVLHGVLSPIDGVGPEQLGLFDLLALVQEQGVGEVILALDEQMESEATAHYISEQLRPLAVKRSRIRFAQMRSGSLDKVDSHVIANAITDKKEIGLEFD
- a CDS encoding YcgL domain-containing protein, which codes for MSREIVRIYRSTRDPGAYLYMAKKNRFEDLPEGLKTIFGRPVVVTDMLLTADKKLARADASKVLAQIAEQGFYLQMPPPKEDYLLDMNKDR
- the rnd gene encoding ribonuclease D, coding for MSSTDIFTWIQSDQELAQVCELWSEAAMLALDTEFVRTETFHAYLGLIQVCRAEQSWLIDPLTITDWQPFAAILVNPAIVKVFHSMSEDAEVLKHSVGVTIVNVFDTQIAAGFLGYPVQMSYAKLVEGLFDHLLPKEATRSDWLKRPLDDQQCEYAAADVYWLYQAYEIFAVQLRAQQRYDWVIEDCQRQVDSYTPVAPEDYYLKLRGGWKLKGSRLQALKDLAAWREVLAQASNYNRGRILADKELIIIAEKMPTNRTQLQQALPLPARKIRLYGDDIIQLVKQAEATRRQDYPVLIDGPLPADQADLLKTIRHHLAELAELHNLPVELLARRKALEMWLRSGSLNGQYQLPEALSGWRRGILVDSVSALINAQWELPNES